The window GACATATCGATGGGTGCTATTTGACCAATCATTTCCAATACCTGTTCCATGGAATCGGACCTGCCAACCATACCCGATATCTTTCGAATCCGGTCCAGTTCAGTCAACGTATCGTCTCCTCCTCCATTGAAAAATAGGCATATGTCTTTTCCAGTCCCTCTCTTATATCCGTCGAGGGCACCCACCCGAGTATCTTCTTTGCGCGGCGGTTGTCCAGCACGCTTCTTCTCTGTTCACCTTTCTTCGCAGGGCCGTGATGGGGTTCCACGGACTTGCCTGACGTCGTGGCCAGAATGCTGAATATTCTATTGATATCCGTCTCCCGACCGGTCCCAATATTCAAAACTGAGTTCTCACCATGGTCAAGGACCACCACATTTGCCTCAACTACGTCCGCCACATAGACAAAATCCCGCGTCTGCTTCCCGTCCCCATTGATTGTGGGCATTTCGCCACTCACGAGACGACGGGAGAAAATGGCCACAACACCTGCTTCACCATCTGGATTCTGCCGGGGCCCGTAGATGTTGGCATACCTGGCAATAAAACAGCGCAGACCGTAGGTCTTGGCGTAGAAATCGATGTACTTCTCAAGGGAGAGCTTTGACACACCGTATGGTGAGACAGGCCTGAGGAGATGATTCTCATCAGCGGGAAAGGTGTCCTGCTCCCCGTAAATGGCACCCCCTGTTGAA is drawn from Candidatus Neomarinimicrobiota bacterium and contains these coding sequences:
- a CDS encoding NAD-dependent epimerase/dehydratase family protein; this encodes MKILVAGGAGFIGSHVQDAYLALGHEVVVIDNLYTGRKDFVNRDCRFYEVDIRDAESIVEIFERERFDVVNHHAAQMDVRASVADPVFDADVNILGGLNLLQASVKTGVKQFIFASTGGAIYGEQDTFPADENHLLRPVSPYGVSKLSLEKYIDFYAKTYGLRCFIARYANIYGPRQNPDGEAGVVAIFSRRLVSGEMPTINGDGKQTRDFVYVADVVEANVVVLDHGENSVLNIGTGRETDINRIFSILATTSGKSVEPHHGPAKKGEQRRSVLDNRRAKKILGWVPSTDIREGLEKTYAYFSMEEETIR